One genomic window of Ziziphus jujuba cultivar Dongzao chromosome 4, ASM3175591v1 includes the following:
- the LOC107416744 gene encoding F-box protein At3g03040, which translates to MMMTLLRLINQTKRKKAIAVRLQRKFAGKRKAASLAMLTGTLGRKKGRNMMKMEKTTHHQDLISDLPESLILAIISFLSMEDATRFGFASKRFLSACISIPVLDFDFLSFKKTCSKRFDSDQLRSFFIDFVSKSLQLRSSNDTCCFQRLSYVGPGSASLVYKIVEFSLRNKIKVLNINGDGQFYNRFPTTIFSAEHMMRLKFERFGLNLKNLKLVLSCPLIEDVIITGCSGFKTITLCGVKLKHVVLDSCWNLLNINIGPQVSLESFSYSPRSEKLQEVSKISFNLDSFKLLKFLELKNTKITDEWFQEHVSQLNLIETLKLHNCENLKNICMVTDSLKTLVLENCIGLERIYIMARNLESFLFDILGKEDHCKNLNISSSKYLKNLILRGASVTDKWIEDHLSTFLYLEHLELNGCNLLKNVEICAGKLTSLELLICTNLSKVETEAPNLVSFIYNGNLLPSPPVLISSSRLHAKLLLNTPSHITESYRRLFRDFMVSFDQCEGLHLNISIKVLIYPENERKNMIPPLYDLKHLKVEVKWNRTNSIVQLVEGLLWLVPNPETISIILHDCDLKVKSLNLKFHYKRAGKKENALCCTSYPIKCWRHFLVEVEMDNFEDSSARSSVQNFLMENADCLTNVIFNTH; encoded by the exons ATGATGATGACATTGCTTAGACTAATAAAtcagacaaaaagaaaaaaagcaatagCCGTTAGGTTGCAGAGAAAATTTGCAGGGAAAAGAAAAGCTGCCTCACTCGCTATGTTGACCGGCACTCttggaagaaaaaaagggaGGAACATGATGAAAATGGAGAAAACCACTCATCATCAAGATCTGATCTCAGACTTGCCTGAATCGTTGATTCTCGCAATCATTTCCTTCCTTTCAATGGAGGACGCAACCCGTTTCGGCTTCGCTTCGAAGAGGTTCCTCTCTGCATGTATATCCATCCCGGTACTCGATTTCGATTTCTTGTCATTCAAGAAAACCTGCTCTAAAAGATTTGATTCTGATCAATTGAGGTCCTTCTTCATTGATTTTGTGTCCAAGTCCCTTCAATTACGTAGCAGTAATGATACTTGTTGTTTTCAGAGGTTGAGTTATGTGGGTCCGGGTAGTGCGAGTCTGGTTTATAAGATTGTAGAATTTTCATTACGCAACAAAATCAAAGTGCTGAATATAAATGGGGATGGACAATTTTATAACAGATTTCCGACCACCATCTTTTCAGCTGAACACATGATGAGGTTGAAGTTCGAACGGTTTGGTTTGAATTTGAAGAATTTGAAATTGGTTTTGAGCTGTCCCTTGATTGAGGATGTCATTATCACTGGCTGCAGTGGGTTCAAAACCATTACCTTGTGTGGTGTTAAACTCAAACATGTAGTATTGGATTCTTGTTGGAATTTGTTGAACATTAACATTGGTCCTCAGGTTAGTCTTGAATCATTTTCATACTCGCCTAGGTCTGAGAAATTGCAAGAAGTTTCCAAAATATCATTCAATCTTGACTCTTTCAAGCTTCTTAAATTCTTAGAGCTTAAGAACACAAAGATTACCGACGAGTGGTTTCAAGAGCATGTTTCTCAGTTGAACTTGATTGAGACTCTCAAGCTTCATAActgtgaaaatttgaaaaacatttGTATGGTTACCGATAGTCTAAAAACTTTGGTTTTGGAAAATTGTATAGGGCTAGAGAGAATTTATATTATGGCGCGAAACCTTGAATCTTTTCTATTTGATATACTGGGGAAGGAAGACCATTGTAAGAACTTGAATATCAGCAGTAGTAAATATCTCAAAAACCTGATACTGAGAGGTGCTAGTGTAACAGACAAATGGATTGAAGACCATTTATCTACATTTCTTTACCTTGAGCATTTGGAACTGAACGGGtgcaatttattaaaaaatgttgaGATTTGTGCTGGGAAACTAACGAGCTTGGAGTTGTTGATATGTACTAATTTGTCTAAAGTTGAGACTGAAGCTCCAAATTTAGTTTCATTCATTTACAATGGGAATTTACTTCCTTCACCTCCAGTACTCATCTCTAGCTCTAGACTTCATGCCAAACTTCTGTTAAATACACCTTCTCATATCACGGAATCGTATCGTCGGCTTTTTAGAGATTTTATGGTATCCTTTGATCAGTGCGAAGGATTGCATCTAAATATCTCTATTAAG GTATTGATTTATCCTGAAAACGAAAGAAAGAATATGATTCCTCCTTTGTATGATCTTAAGCATCTGAAGGTAGAAGTGAAATGGAATAGAACAAATAGTATTGTGCAGTTGGTTGAAGGGTTGCTTTGGCTTGTTCCTAATCCGGAAACTATTTCTATTATATTACATGATTGCGATCTCAAAGTGAAATCCTTAAATTTAAAG ttccattacaagcgtgcaggTAAAAAAGAGAACGCGCTTTGCTGCACATCATATCCTATAAAATGTTGGCGACATTTCTTGGTCGAAGTTGAAATGGACAACTTTGAAGATTCTTCTGCGAGGAGCAGCGTGCAGAATTTCCTGATGGAGAATGCCGACTGTTTAACAAACGTTATTTTTAATACTCATTAA
- the LOC107416745 gene encoding protein TIC 20-IV, chloroplastic isoform X2, with product MPAHGCSLGVKPPARLIPPPSIFASGATLRYKDVILERHKKTSRVACKYNLHVMPIRSSSKSSPRTHLEQHSLLPRGMSFGIPHSMFGSQSSSFLSGNEDVLKDIMTILPRRPRFATRAQANNGMSFGLSFPPMKKKPEWWLRTLACIPYLLALQMSDTGFYLQPLLEHYEHFEDVIYYIPGAVNRLPTWFPMLYCYFAYIGVVKNKNLPHFIRYHIMMAMLMEIALQIVWYSSNFFPLIHFKGTFAMQYWAAVAVAYILTLLECIRCALGGKYVNFPFFRESALIQTLYHVTGFYKPF from the exons ATGCCGGCGCACGGCTGCAGCCTCGGCGTCAAGCCACCGGCTCGGCTGATACCTCCTCCTTCCATATTTGCTTCCGGTGCAACCTTACG GTATAAGGATGTGATTCTGGAAAGACACAAAAAGACCTCTAGGGTTGCATGTAAATATAACTTGCATGTAATGCCCATACGTTCAAGCAGCAAGAGTTCACCGAGAACCCATCTGGAGCAGCATTCCTTGCTTCCTAGAGGTATGTCTTTTG GAATACCACACTCAATGTTTGGTTCTCAATCATCTTCCTTTTTAAGTGGGAATGAAGATGTCCTAAAAGACATTATGACCATATTACCTAGGCGACCCAGATTTGCAACACGAGCACAAGCAAACAATGGCATGTCATTCGGTTTAAGCTTCCCACCAATGAAAAAGAAGCCAGAATGGTGGTTGAGGACTCTAGCATGTATCCCCTATTTGTTAGCTTTGCAAATGTCTGATACAGGGTTTTATCTCCAACCTTTGCTTGAACACTATGAACACTTTGAAGATGTGATCTACTATATCCCAGGAGCTGTAAACAGGTTACCAACATGGTTCCCTATGCTATATTGCTATTTTGCATACATTGGAGtggtgaagaacaagaatttgcCCCACTTCATTAGATATCATATAATGATGGCGATGTTGATGGAAATAGCACTGCAAATAGTGTGGTATTCAAGCAACTTTTTCCCACTCATACATTTCAAGGGCACTTTCGCAATGCAGTATTGGGCAGCTGTGGCAGTGGCTTACATTTTGACCCTGTTGGAGTGTATAAGGTGTGCTCTTGGTGGCAAGTATGTCAATTTCCCTTTTTTCAGAGAGTCGGCTCTTATACAGACTCTGTACCATGTAACAGGCTTCTACAAGCCTTTCTAG
- the LOC107416745 gene encoding protein TIC 20-IV, chloroplastic isoform X3 has product MPAHGCSLGVKPPARLIPPPSIFASGATLRRYKDVILERHKKTSRVACKYNLHVMPIRSSSKSSPRTHLEQHSLLPRGIPHSMFGSQSSSFLSGNEDVLKDIMTILPRRPRFATRAQANNGMSFGLSFPPMKKKPEWWLRTLACIPYLLALQMSDTGFYLQPLLEHYEHFEDVIYYIPGAVNRLPTWFPMLYCYFAYIGVVKNKNLPHFIRYHIMMAMLMEIALQIVWYSSNFFPLIHFKGTFAMQYWAAVAVAYILTLLECIRCALGGKYVNFPFFRESALIQTLYHVTGFYKPF; this is encoded by the exons ATGCCGGCGCACGGCTGCAGCCTCGGCGTCAAGCCACCGGCTCGGCTGATACCTCCTCCTTCCATATTTGCTTCCGGTGCAACCTTACG CAGGTATAAGGATGTGATTCTGGAAAGACACAAAAAGACCTCTAGGGTTGCATGTAAATATAACTTGCATGTAATGCCCATACGTTCAAGCAGCAAGAGTTCACCGAGAACCCATCTGGAGCAGCATTCCTTGCTTCCTAGAG GAATACCACACTCAATGTTTGGTTCTCAATCATCTTCCTTTTTAAGTGGGAATGAAGATGTCCTAAAAGACATTATGACCATATTACCTAGGCGACCCAGATTTGCAACACGAGCACAAGCAAACAATGGCATGTCATTCGGTTTAAGCTTCCCACCAATGAAAAAGAAGCCAGAATGGTGGTTGAGGACTCTAGCATGTATCCCCTATTTGTTAGCTTTGCAAATGTCTGATACAGGGTTTTATCTCCAACCTTTGCTTGAACACTATGAACACTTTGAAGATGTGATCTACTATATCCCAGGAGCTGTAAACAGGTTACCAACATGGTTCCCTATGCTATATTGCTATTTTGCATACATTGGAGtggtgaagaacaagaatttgcCCCACTTCATTAGATATCATATAATGATGGCGATGTTGATGGAAATAGCACTGCAAATAGTGTGGTATTCAAGCAACTTTTTCCCACTCATACATTTCAAGGGCACTTTCGCAATGCAGTATTGGGCAGCTGTGGCAGTGGCTTACATTTTGACCCTGTTGGAGTGTATAAGGTGTGCTCTTGGTGGCAAGTATGTCAATTTCCCTTTTTTCAGAGAGTCGGCTCTTATACAGACTCTGTACCATGTAACAGGCTTCTACAAGCCTTTCTAG
- the LOC107416745 gene encoding protein TIC 20-IV, chloroplastic isoform X1, with protein MPAHGCSLGVKPPARLIPPPSIFASGATLRRYKDVILERHKKTSRVACKYNLHVMPIRSSSKSSPRTHLEQHSLLPRGMSFGIPHSMFGSQSSSFLSGNEDVLKDIMTILPRRPRFATRAQANNGMSFGLSFPPMKKKPEWWLRTLACIPYLLALQMSDTGFYLQPLLEHYEHFEDVIYYIPGAVNRLPTWFPMLYCYFAYIGVVKNKNLPHFIRYHIMMAMLMEIALQIVWYSSNFFPLIHFKGTFAMQYWAAVAVAYILTLLECIRCALGGKYVNFPFFRESALIQTLYHVTGFYKPF; from the exons ATGCCGGCGCACGGCTGCAGCCTCGGCGTCAAGCCACCGGCTCGGCTGATACCTCCTCCTTCCATATTTGCTTCCGGTGCAACCTTACG CAGGTATAAGGATGTGATTCTGGAAAGACACAAAAAGACCTCTAGGGTTGCATGTAAATATAACTTGCATGTAATGCCCATACGTTCAAGCAGCAAGAGTTCACCGAGAACCCATCTGGAGCAGCATTCCTTGCTTCCTAGAGGTATGTCTTTTG GAATACCACACTCAATGTTTGGTTCTCAATCATCTTCCTTTTTAAGTGGGAATGAAGATGTCCTAAAAGACATTATGACCATATTACCTAGGCGACCCAGATTTGCAACACGAGCACAAGCAAACAATGGCATGTCATTCGGTTTAAGCTTCCCACCAATGAAAAAGAAGCCAGAATGGTGGTTGAGGACTCTAGCATGTATCCCCTATTTGTTAGCTTTGCAAATGTCTGATACAGGGTTTTATCTCCAACCTTTGCTTGAACACTATGAACACTTTGAAGATGTGATCTACTATATCCCAGGAGCTGTAAACAGGTTACCAACATGGTTCCCTATGCTATATTGCTATTTTGCATACATTGGAGtggtgaagaacaagaatttgcCCCACTTCATTAGATATCATATAATGATGGCGATGTTGATGGAAATAGCACTGCAAATAGTGTGGTATTCAAGCAACTTTTTCCCACTCATACATTTCAAGGGCACTTTCGCAATGCAGTATTGGGCAGCTGTGGCAGTGGCTTACATTTTGACCCTGTTGGAGTGTATAAGGTGTGCTCTTGGTGGCAAGTATGTCAATTTCCCTTTTTTCAGAGAGTCGGCTCTTATACAGACTCTGTACCATGTAACAGGCTTCTACAAGCCTTTCTAG
- the LOC107416752 gene encoding probable galacturonosyltransferase 10, with amino-acid sequence MRRRAADFRRPVKRRFSNVVWWIFCFVVVMLFFFILSKGNQIESRPAMTKRSYRLDRIMEGLNITDEMLRPNSVARQISDQISLAKAFVVIAKESKNLQFAWELSAQIRNSQILLSSAATRRTPLTVGESETAIRDMALLLYQAQQQHYDSATMIMKLKAKIQGLEEQISSINEKSSKYGQIAAEEVPKSLYCLGVRLTTEWFKNQNLQRKLKERKQIDIKLKNNDLYHFCVFSDNILATSVVVNSTALNSKSPEKVVFHLVTDEINFSAMKAWFSMNSFRGLTIEVQKFEDFSWLNASYVPVLKQLQDSETQNYYFSGNTDDGRTPIKFRNPKYLSMLNHLRFYIPEVFPALRKVVFLDDDVVVKKDLSGLFSIDLNNNVNGAVETCMETFHRYHKYLNYSHPLIRAHFDPDACGWAFGMNVFDLVEWRRRNVTGIYHYWQENNVDRTLWKLGTLPPGLLTFYGLTEPLDPSWHVLGLGYTNVDPQMIEKGAVLHFNGNSKPWLKIGIEKYKPLWEKYVDYTHPLLQSCNFH; translated from the exons ATGAGGCGGAGAGCGGCGGATTTTCGCAGGCCGGTGAAGAGACGGTTTTCGAATGTGGTGTGGTGGATTTTTTGTTTCGTGGTAGTTATGctgttctttttcattttgagcAAAGGGAATCAGATAGAGTCGAGGCCCGCCATGACCAAG AGATCTTACAGGCTCGATAGAATTATGGAAGGTCTAAATATTACTGACGAGATGTTAAGGCCCAACTCAGTGGCCAGGCAGATCAGTGACCAGATTTCTCTTGCTAAAGCTTTCGTTGTGATTGCCAAAGAAAGCAAAAACCTTCAATTTGCTTGGGAGTTGAGTGCCCAGATTCGTAATTCACAGATTCTCCTCTCAAGTGCTGCAACACGTAGAACTCCTCTGACAGTTGGAGAATCTGAAACTGCAATTCGTGATATGGCACTTCTACTCTACCAAGCCCAACAACAACATTATGATAGTGCAACTATGATCATGAAGCTGAAAGCCAAAATCCAAGGGCTTGAAGAACAAATAAGCTCAATTAATGAGAAGAGTTCAAAATATGGACAAATAGCTGCTGAAGAAGTTCCCAAAAGTCTATACTGCCTTGGTGTTCGGTTGACTACCGAAtggttcaaaaatcaaaatttgcaGAGGAAACTCAAGGAAAGAAAGCAAATAgacataaaacttaaaaataatgatCTCTATCATTTTTGTGTCTTCTCTGACAATATCCTTGCAACATCAGTTGTAGTTAATTCAACTGCTTTGAATTCCAAAAGTCCAGAAAAGGTTGTCTTCCATCTTGTGACTgatgaaataaatttttctgCAATGAAGGCCTGGTTTTCCATGAACAGCTTCCGAGGGTTGACCATTGAGGTTCAAAAGTTTGAAGACTTCAGCTGGCTAAATGCATCTTATGTCCCCGTCTTGAAGCAGCTACAAGACTCTGAAACTCAGAATTATTACTTTTCTGGTAATACCGATGATGGTCGAACTCCAATCAAGTTCAGGAACCCTAAGTACCTGTCCATGCTTAACCACCTCAGGTTTTATATTCCAGAAGTTTTTCCTGCACTCAGGAAGGTGGTGTTTCTTGACGATGATGTTGTGGTTAAGAAGGATCTATCTGGTCTTTTCTCCATTGATTTGAATAACAATGTCAATGGAGCAGTCGAGACATGCATGGAGACGTTTCACAGATACCACAAATATTTGAACTATTCTCATCCTCTTATAAGAGCACACTTTGATCCTGATGCATGTGGATGGGCATTTGGGATGAACGTCTTCGATTTGGTCGAGTGGAGGAGAAGGAATGTAACAGGAATCTACCACTACTGGCAGGAAAACAATGTTGACCGGACGTTGTGGAAGCTAGGTACATTACCGCCTGGACTGCTGACATTCTATGGGTTGACAGAACCTTTGGATCCCTCATGGCATGTGTTGGGTTTGGGCTACACAAATGTTGATCCTCAGATGATAGAGAAGGGTGCTGTACTCCATTTTAATGGAAACTCAAAGCCGTGGTTGAAGATTGGGATAGAGAAGTACAAGCCCCTTTGGGAGAAATATGTTGATTATACACATCCTCTTCTGCAAAGCTGCAATTTCCATTGA